One segment of Pseudomonas pohangensis DNA contains the following:
- a CDS encoding cupin domain-containing protein, translated as MDVGVRLQSIRKLKGLSQRELAKRAGVTNSTISMIEKNSVSPSISSLKKVLAGIPMSLVEFFSVDGDDSGPGKVVYKAEELTDLSSGSVTMRLVGKGYQVRALAFLDETYPPGSDTGKEMLNHEGEEAGMLISGRLELTVGDEKYILESGDSYYFESSHPHRFRNPFDQPARLISATTPANF; from the coding sequence TTGGATGTAGGTGTTCGGTTGCAATCCATTCGCAAGCTGAAAGGCCTGTCCCAGCGCGAATTGGCCAAGCGTGCCGGTGTCACGAACAGCACTATTTCGATGATCGAGAAGAACAGCGTCAGCCCTTCTATCAGTTCGCTGAAAAAGGTGCTGGCCGGTATTCCGATGTCTCTGGTCGAATTCTTTTCGGTAGATGGCGATGACAGCGGCCCCGGGAAAGTGGTCTACAAGGCAGAAGAATTGACCGATCTGTCCAGCGGTTCGGTCACCATGCGTCTGGTCGGCAAGGGCTATCAGGTGAGGGCGCTGGCATTTCTCGACGAAACCTACCCGCCGGGCTCCGATACCGGCAAGGAAATGCTCAATCATGAAGGCGAGGAAGCCGGCATGCTGATTTCCGGCCGTCTCGAGCTGACCGTGGGCGATGAGAAGTACATTCTCGAAAGTGGCGACAGTTATTATTTCGAGAGTTCCCACCCCCATCGTTTCCGCAATCCGTTTGATCAGCCGGCGCGCCTGATCAGCGCCACTACGCCGGCGAATTTCTGA
- a CDS encoding YifB family Mg chelatase-like AAA ATPase, whose translation MSLAIVNSRALVGVEAPSVTVEAHLANGLPALTLVGLPETAVKESKDRVRSAILNCGFEFPARRITLNLAPADLPKDGGRFDLAIALGILAASGQLPASSLESLECLGELALSGTVRPVQGVLAAALAARTCGRTLVVPKENAEEACLASGLQVLAVEHLLQLAAHCAGTAPIQPYQPQGLTRLSEPYPDLADVQGQQAAKRALLIAAAGAHNLLLSGPPGTGKTLLASRLPGLLPPLEEQEALEVAAIHSLASNIPLDRWPQRPFRQPHHSASGPALVGGGSKPRPGEITLAHMGVLFLDELPEFDRKVLEVLREPLESGQIVIARAHDKVRFPARFQLVAAMNPCPCGYLGDPGGRCRCTTEQIQRYRSKLSGPLLDRIDLHLTVARETTTLNHQPDALDSSTRGAARVAAARQRQYSRQGCANAFLDLDGLRQHCLLGSSDQLWLENACERMGLSLRAAHRILKVSRTLADLEGVASIQRGHLAEALQYRPGSTQPD comes from the coding sequence ATGTCCCTGGCCATCGTCAACAGCCGCGCCCTGGTGGGCGTGGAAGCACCGTCCGTGACCGTCGAGGCGCATCTGGCCAACGGCCTGCCCGCGCTGACGCTGGTCGGCTTGCCGGAAACCGCAGTCAAGGAAAGCAAGGACCGCGTGCGCAGTGCGATCCTCAATTGCGGCTTCGAATTCCCCGCTCGCCGTATCACCCTCAATCTGGCCCCGGCCGACCTGCCCAAGGATGGTGGCCGCTTCGATCTGGCCATAGCCCTGGGCATTCTCGCCGCCAGCGGACAGCTTCCGGCAAGCAGTCTTGAGTCGCTCGAATGCCTCGGTGAACTGGCCCTGTCCGGCACAGTCCGCCCGGTGCAGGGCGTACTGGCTGCCGCATTGGCCGCGCGCACCTGCGGACGCACCCTGGTAGTGCCGAAGGAAAATGCCGAAGAGGCCTGTCTGGCTTCCGGCTTGCAGGTTCTGGCCGTCGAACACCTGCTGCAGCTGGCGGCGCACTGCGCAGGTACTGCGCCGATCCAGCCCTATCAGCCGCAGGGTCTGACCCGGCTAAGCGAGCCCTATCCCGATCTGGCAGATGTGCAGGGCCAGCAGGCGGCCAAGCGCGCGTTGCTGATTGCCGCCGCCGGCGCCCACAACCTGCTGCTCAGCGGCCCGCCCGGCACCGGCAAGACCCTGCTGGCCAGTCGCCTGCCGGGACTGTTGCCACCGCTGGAAGAGCAGGAAGCGCTCGAAGTGGCGGCCATTCACTCACTGGCCAGCAACATCCCGCTCGATCGCTGGCCGCAGCGGCCCTTCAGGCAACCGCACCACAGCGCTTCCGGCCCGGCACTGGTTGGCGGCGGCAGCAAACCACGGCCTGGCGAAATAACGCTGGCCCATATGGGGGTGCTGTTTCTCGACGAATTGCCCGAATTCGACCGCAAGGTGCTGGAAGTGCTGCGCGAACCGCTGGAAAGCGGCCAGATCGTCATCGCCCGCGCCCATGACAAGGTGCGTTTCCCGGCGCGCTTCCAGCTGGTCGCCGCGATGAATCCCTGTCCCTGCGGGTATCTGGGCGACCCCGGTGGCCGCTGCCGCTGCACCACCGAGCAGATCCAGCGTTACCGCAGCAAGCTGTCCGGACCTTTGCTCGACCGCATCGACCTGCACCTGACGGTTGCCCGTGAAACCACCACCCTGAACCACCAGCCTGACGCACTCGACAGCAGCACACGGGGTGCCGCCAGGGTGGCCGCAGCGCGCCAGCGGCAATACAGCCGGCAAGGCTGTGCCAATGCCTTTCTCGATCTCGATGGCCTGCGCCAGCATTGTTTGCTGGGCAGCAGCGATCAGCTCTGGCTGGAAAACGCCTGCGAGCGCATGGGGCTGTCGCTGCGCGCCGCGCACCGGATCCTCAAGGTGTCACGCACGCTGGCCGATCTGGAAGGTGTCGCGAGCATTCAACGCGGCCATCTGGCCGAAGCCCTGCAGTACCGGCCAGGCAGCACACAGCCCGACTGA
- a CDS encoding accessory factor UbiK family protein, with product MLPPKALLDSLAGHASRLFNGETPLPHAEIEAQLKALLQSAFSKLDLVSRDEFDSQMIVLARTRSRLESLEAKVAELEARLNPPAS from the coding sequence ATGCTGCCGCCCAAAGCCCTGCTCGACTCCCTGGCTGGTCACGCCTCACGCCTGTTCAACGGCGAGACGCCATTACCGCACGCCGAAATCGAGGCACAACTCAAAGCCCTGCTGCAAAGCGCGTTCAGCAAGCTGGATCTGGTCAGCCGGGATGAGTTCGACAGCCAGATGATCGTGCTGGCGCGCACCCGCAGCCGCCTGGAGAGTCTCGAAGCCAAAGTTGCCGAGCTGGAAGCCCGGCTTAATCCGCCCGCCAGTTAG
- a CDS encoding efflux RND transporter periplasmic adaptor subunit, which translates to MRRRLLPIIILGCAIAGFMLLKATRPLAPELEIRERVWRIEALPASAVSTQPTLVLYGRIEAPDQLRAAAPVSGRVLQVNVRDGDRVAAGAVLAQLDPRDLQPRVAQARADVEREQIRHSGDRKAIAQEKILLDLAVTKQSRFEKLKNARLGAVSAYDQASEDVARIRLSLTQREQSIAEHPARLAQLQARLEEAERDAARGEIVAPFAARIGKVEVAAGDQVQAGQTLLRLYASDELFLRARVPAIYAEELRTALQRGEELKASADFGAVTIHAVLERISGEADARGVDVLLRIENDTHLPVGAFVNAVLERPAANEVFVVPFSALHGGERIYAVRDGRLVGTRVTRIGERREGDEVRLLVRSPEIASGELLMTTHLPNAIDGLAVEVLAQ; encoded by the coding sequence ATGCGTCGTCGTCTCCTGCCCATCATCATTCTTGGCTGTGCCATCGCCGGGTTCATGTTGCTTAAAGCCACCCGGCCGCTCGCGCCAGAGCTGGAAATTCGTGAGCGTGTCTGGCGTATCGAAGCGCTACCGGCGAGCGCCGTCAGCACGCAACCGACGCTGGTGCTGTACGGGCGCATCGAGGCTCCGGATCAGCTACGTGCTGCTGCACCGGTGAGTGGCCGGGTGCTGCAGGTGAATGTGCGTGACGGCGACCGGGTGGCTGCCGGCGCGGTCCTGGCACAGCTGGACCCGCGGGATTTGCAGCCGCGGGTTGCGCAAGCACGCGCCGATGTCGAGCGCGAACAGATCCGCCACAGCGGCGACCGCAAAGCCATTGCCCAGGAAAAAATCCTCCTGGATCTGGCCGTAACCAAGCAGAGCCGCTTTGAAAAGCTGAAGAATGCCCGACTGGGCGCGGTGAGTGCCTATGACCAGGCCAGCGAGGACGTGGCGCGTATTCGCCTGTCGCTGACCCAGCGCGAACAGTCGATTGCCGAGCACCCTGCGCGTCTGGCGCAACTCCAGGCCAGACTGGAGGAAGCCGAGCGCGATGCGGCGCGCGGCGAGATAGTGGCGCCTTTCGCTGCACGTATCGGCAAGGTCGAAGTCGCTGCCGGCGACCAGGTTCAGGCCGGGCAAACCTTGCTCCGCCTGTATGCCTCGGATGAGCTGTTCCTGCGTGCACGGGTTCCGGCGATCTATGCCGAGGAACTGCGCACCGCTCTGCAGCGGGGCGAAGAGCTCAAGGCCAGTGCCGATTTCGGTGCCGTGACCATTCATGCTGTGCTCGAACGCATCAGCGGCGAGGCGGATGCGCGTGGGGTCGATGTGCTGCTGCGCATCGAAAATGACACCCATTTGCCAGTCGGCGCTTTCGTCAACGCGGTACTCGAGCGTCCGGCAGCAAACGAGGTGTTTGTCGTGCCATTTTCGGCACTGCATGGTGGCGAGCGAATCTATGCGGTGCGCGACGGGCGGCTGGTCGGCACGCGGGTAACCCGTATCGGCGAACGCCGGGAAGGTGATGAAGTGCGCTTGCTGGTGCGTTCGCCCGAGATAGCATCAGGCGAGCTGCTGATGACCACCCACTTGCCGAATGCCATCGATGGGCTGGCGGTCGAGGTGCTGGCGCAATGA
- a CDS encoding efflux RND transporter permease subunit — translation MKAQGILAQLTRHKVAANVLMLLAFLLGGIGLLRMNVQFFPSFNLDVISVRVLWSGAPAEDVEAGITLPLEEKLKTVDGLKKMTSTSAQGVASIMLELQDGTEPLQALDQVRQRVDEFRNLPRDAEPPEVARVTRYEPIARLLVRGSSVAELRPWVRRFESELLAGGIDQITISGMPEERIAIEVPSAALETLGMSLIEVGERVSQIARDVPAGVAGAQDAAREIRGLEQRRNALAFDNLAVVSDARGRITLGEIASISREPRPGDLVLSESGDAVVEMALQRTESGHSLKSARMLEEWLARTQPTLPSSIKLEVFDESWQLIRDRIQLLIYNGLSGLLVVVLVLYLFLPSRIAFWVTMGIPTAFLATLGLMSIFGGTINMVSLLALIMALGIIVDDAIVVSEETATLRSNGASSDEAALGGAQRMLMPVLASSLTTVAAFIPLMLIGGTVGNIMRDIPFVMIMVILASVLECFMILPAHLKHAMRPRMAGEPSRLRQRIDQAFDQFRDGWFRRTVTLAIEWRAVTVAITLTTMILAIGLLAGGRVNFSFFPTPEGQVVYANATFVAGTPRAETERLLAKLEAALFETERELGGGLVQTAVSRLGAIVISGTGTASGGDQLASVMVELVPPDIRSVRNEQFLATWRSKVAATAGLERLTFNSRIGGPPGRDLNVRLTGVDAQVLKAAALELSETMQAINGVSDTEDDMPFGREQLVYRLTPAAEALGLTTESLGRQLRAAFDGYLAQLVQVERDELEVRVLLPRDERERLDVFERLSISLPDRQFVPLTSVASWESRQGWEALRHADGELAVEVTGEVDGARTTADQIKAQLQLEVLPLLAEKYGVQYSFQGRAADQRDSMQDMQSGMLLGLGLIYLILVWSFASWSWPLVVMSAIPLGLAGAVFGHWLLGMNLTMFSLFGLFGLSGIVVNNSLILVSLSNELRMQGANLHDALIGAACGRLRAVLLTSLTTIGGLAPLLFETSLQAQFLIPMATSIAFGLGVSALLVLFFVPALLSLLESFKQWSAALLGLSAKPAEQE, via the coding sequence ATGAAGGCGCAGGGTATCCTGGCGCAACTGACCCGGCACAAAGTGGCCGCCAATGTGCTGATGCTGCTGGCTTTCCTGCTCGGCGGCATCGGCCTGCTGCGGATGAACGTGCAGTTTTTCCCGAGTTTCAATCTGGATGTCATCTCGGTACGGGTGCTCTGGAGTGGCGCGCCAGCCGAAGATGTGGAAGCCGGCATCACCCTGCCGCTGGAAGAAAAGCTCAAGACCGTCGATGGTCTGAAGAAAATGACCTCGACCTCGGCCCAGGGTGTGGCCAGTATCATGCTGGAGCTGCAGGACGGCACCGAGCCCCTGCAGGCGCTGGATCAGGTGCGCCAGCGGGTCGATGAGTTCCGCAACCTGCCACGCGACGCCGAACCTCCCGAGGTGGCCCGCGTCACCCGTTACGAGCCGATTGCCCGTCTGCTGGTGCGCGGCAGCAGTGTCGCGGAATTACGCCCGTGGGTGCGGCGTTTCGAAAGTGAACTGCTGGCCGGCGGTATCGACCAGATAACCATCAGCGGCATGCCGGAAGAGCGAATTGCCATCGAGGTACCTTCTGCCGCCCTGGAGACGCTGGGCATGTCGCTGATCGAGGTGGGTGAGCGGGTCAGCCAGATCGCCCGCGATGTGCCGGCAGGGGTTGCCGGCGCACAGGATGCCGCCCGGGAAATCCGCGGCCTGGAGCAGCGGCGTAATGCTCTGGCGTTTGACAATCTGGCGGTGGTCAGCGATGCCCGCGGACGCATCACTCTGGGAGAAATCGCCAGCATCAGCCGCGAGCCGCGACCGGGCGATCTGGTACTCAGCGAATCCGGCGATGCGGTGGTCGAGATGGCTTTGCAGCGCACCGAAAGCGGGCACTCGCTGAAGTCGGCCCGCATGCTCGAGGAATGGCTGGCGCGTACGCAGCCGACGCTGCCCTCGTCGATCAAGCTGGAAGTGTTCGATGAAAGCTGGCAGCTGATCCGTGATCGTATCCAGCTGCTGATCTACAACGGCTTGTCCGGTCTGCTGGTGGTAGTGCTGGTGCTGTACCTGTTCCTGCCCTCACGCATCGCCTTCTGGGTGACCATGGGTATCCCCACCGCTTTTCTGGCGACCCTCGGGCTGATGTCGATATTCGGTGGCACCATCAATATGGTCAGCCTGCTGGCGCTGATCATGGCGCTGGGCATCATTGTCGATGATGCCATTGTGGTCAGTGAGGAAACCGCCACCTTGCGCAGTAACGGTGCTTCGTCTGACGAGGCCGCGCTGGGCGGTGCGCAGCGCATGCTGATGCCGGTGCTGGCGTCCTCGCTGACCACGGTGGCGGCGTTTATCCCGTTGATGCTGATTGGCGGCACGGTCGGCAACATCATGCGCGATATTCCGTTCGTGATGATCATGGTGATCCTCGCCTCGGTACTCGAATGCTTCATGATTCTGCCGGCCCACCTCAAGCATGCCATGCGCCCGCGTATGGCTGGCGAGCCTTCGCGCCTGCGGCAAAGGATTGATCAGGCGTTCGACCAGTTTCGCGATGGCTGGTTTCGGCGCACGGTCACGCTGGCCATCGAATGGCGTGCGGTAACCGTTGCCATCACGTTGACGACCATGATTCTGGCGATCGGTCTGCTGGCGGGTGGACGGGTCAATTTCTCCTTCTTCCCCACCCCGGAGGGTCAGGTGGTGTATGCCAATGCCACCTTTGTCGCCGGAACCCCGCGGGCCGAGACCGAGCGCCTGCTGGCGAAGCTGGAAGCGGCATTGTTCGAAACCGAGCGGGAGCTGGGCGGTGGCCTGGTGCAAACCGCGGTTTCCCGGCTGGGCGCGATTGTGATTAGCGGCACCGGTACGGCCAGTGGCGGTGATCAGCTGGCGTCGGTCATGGTCGAGCTGGTGCCGCCGGATATCCGCAGTGTGCGCAACGAGCAGTTCCTGGCCACCTGGCGCAGCAAGGTGGCAGCTACTGCCGGGCTGGAGCGGCTGACTTTCAACTCGCGTATCGGTGGCCCGCCGGGTCGTGACCTGAATGTGCGGCTGACCGGAGTGGACGCGCAAGTGCTGAAGGCCGCCGCGCTGGAGCTGTCGGAAACCATGCAGGCGATCAATGGCGTGAGCGACACCGAGGACGATATGCCTTTCGGTCGCGAACAGCTGGTTTATCGCCTGACTCCTGCGGCCGAGGCACTGGGCCTGACCACCGAGAGCCTCGGCCGGCAGCTGCGTGCGGCCTTCGATGGCTATCTGGCGCAGCTGGTGCAGGTCGAACGTGACGAACTGGAAGTGCGCGTACTGTTGCCACGCGATGAGCGTGAGCGCCTGGATGTGTTCGAACGTCTGAGCATCAGCCTGCCCGATCGTCAGTTCGTGCCGCTGACCAGCGTTGCCAGCTGGGAGTCGCGCCAGGGCTGGGAGGCATTGCGTCACGCCGATGGCGAGCTGGCCGTCGAAGTCACCGGCGAGGTCGACGGGGCAAGAACCACGGCCGACCAGATCAAGGCGCAATTGCAGCTTGAAGTGCTGCCGCTACTGGCTGAGAAGTACGGCGTGCAGTACAGCTTTCAGGGCCGTGCGGCGGACCAGCGCGACTCCATGCAGGATATGCAAAGCGGCATGTTGCTGGGCCTGGGCCTGATCTACCTGATTCTGGTCTGGTCGTTTGCCTCCTGGAGCTGGCCGCTGGTAGTGATGTCTGCGATCCCCCTGGGTCTGGCCGGCGCGGTTTTCGGGCACTGGCTGCTGGGGATGAACCTGACCATGTTCTCGCTGTTTGGTCTGTTCGGCCTGTCGGGCATCGTGGTGAACAACTCGCTGATTCTGGTCAGCCTGTCCAATGAGCTGCGGATGCAGGGCGCCAATCTGCACGATGCGCTGATTGGCGCTGCCTGTGGTCGCTTGCGCGCAGTGTTGTTGACCTCGCTGACCACCATCGGCGGGCTGGCGCCGCTGTTGTTCGAGACCTCCCTGCAGGCGCAGTTCCTGATCCCCATGGCCACCTCGATTGCCTTTGGCCTGGGGGTGTCGGCATTGCTGGTGCTGTTCTTTGTGCCGGCGCTGCTGTCCTTGCTGGAAAGCTTCAAGCAATGGTCAGCCGCCCTGCTGGGATTGTCGGCGAAGCCCGCAGAGCAGGAGTGA
- the rep gene encoding DNA helicase Rep, which yields MSRLNPRQQEAVHYIGGPLLVLAGAGSGKTSVITRKIAYLIQHCGIRAQHIVAVTFTNKASREMKERVGSLLRGSEGRGLTVSTFHNLGLNIIRKEHVRLGYKPGFSIFDESDVKSLLGDIMQKEYAGDDGVDEVKNLIGSWKNELVMPEQALAAARNPREQTAAIVYLHYQRRLKAYNAVDFDDLIMQPVKLLQEHPDILEKWQNRIRYLLVDEYQDTNTSQYLLVKLLVGMRNQFTVVGDDDQSIYAWRGARPENLMQLKEDYPSLKVVMLEQNYRSTSRILKCANTLIANNPHAFEKQLWSDMGHGDEIRVIRCRNEEAECERVAMEILTEHLRSERPYNDFAILYRGNYQAKLMELKLQHHQIPYRLSGGTSFFARQEVKDLMSYFRLLVNPEDDNAFLRVINVPRREIGSATLEKLGNYATERKISLYRACSEAGLSTQLDDRYSERLARFTAWMDRIRQQCAQSEPIAVLRSMIMDIDYENWLRQNASSDKVADARMGNVWFLIEALKNTLEKDEEGGISIEEAIGKLVLRDMLERQQEEEEGAEGVQMMTLHASKGLEFPSVFILGVEEELLPHRSSIEADSIEEERRLAYVGITRARHNLTLTYAAKRKQFGEVMDCAPSRFIDELPPDDLQWEGLDDTPVEVKAVRGNSALADIRALLKR from the coding sequence ATGTCCCGACTCAATCCCCGCCAACAGGAAGCCGTACATTACATCGGCGGCCCCTTGCTGGTACTTGCCGGTGCCGGCTCGGGCAAGACCAGTGTGATCACCCGCAAGATCGCCTACCTGATCCAGCACTGCGGCATCCGCGCCCAGCACATTGTCGCCGTCACCTTCACCAACAAGGCCTCGCGGGAAATGAAGGAGCGCGTCGGCAGCCTGTTGCGCGGCAGCGAAGGCCGCGGCCTGACCGTTTCCACCTTTCACAATCTGGGCCTGAACATCATCCGCAAGGAGCATGTGCGCCTGGGCTACAAGCCGGGTTTTTCGATCTTTGACGAGTCCGATGTCAAATCCCTGCTTGGCGACATCATGCAGAAGGAATACGCCGGCGATGACGGTGTGGACGAGGTGAAAAACCTGATCGGCAGCTGGAAAAACGAACTGGTGATGCCCGAACAGGCGCTGGCTGCGGCGCGCAATCCGCGCGAACAGACTGCCGCGATTGTCTACCTGCACTATCAGCGCCGGCTCAAGGCCTATAACGCGGTGGATTTCGATGACCTGATCATGCAGCCGGTGAAACTGCTGCAGGAGCATCCGGACATTCTGGAAAAGTGGCAGAACCGCATACGCTACCTGCTGGTCGACGAATATCAGGACACCAATACCAGTCAGTATTTGCTGGTCAAGCTGCTGGTCGGCATGCGCAACCAGTTCACCGTGGTCGGCGACGATGACCAGTCGATCTACGCCTGGCGCGGTGCGCGGCCGGAAAACCTGATGCAGCTCAAGGAGGATTACCCGTCACTGAAAGTGGTGATGCTGGAGCAGAACTACCGCTCCACCAGCCGCATTCTCAAATGCGCCAACACGCTGATTGCCAATAATCCGCACGCTTTCGAGAAGCAGCTGTGGAGCGACATGGGCCACGGCGACGAAATCCGCGTGATCCGCTGCCGCAATGAGGAAGCCGAGTGCGAGCGCGTGGCCATGGAAATCCTCACCGAGCACCTGCGCAGCGAACGCCCGTATAACGACTTCGCCATCCTCTATCGTGGCAACTATCAGGCCAAGCTGATGGAGCTGAAGTTGCAGCATCACCAGATTCCCTACCGGCTGTCCGGCGGCACCAGCTTCTTTGCCCGCCAGGAGGTCAAGGATCTGATGTCCTACTTCCGCCTGCTGGTCAATCCGGAGGATGACAATGCCTTTCTGCGGGTGATCAATGTGCCGCGCCGGGAAATCGGCTCCGCCACCCTGGAAAAACTCGGCAATTACGCGACCGAACGCAAGATCAGCCTGTACCGCGCCTGCAGCGAGGCAGGCCTGAGCACGCAACTGGACGACCGCTACAGCGAGCGCCTGGCGCGCTTCACCGCCTGGATGGACCGGATTCGCCAGCAGTGTGCGCAGAGCGAGCCGATCGCGGTATTGCGCAGCATGATCATGGATATCGATTACGAAAACTGGCTGCGCCAGAACGCTTCCAGCGACAAGGTCGCCGATGCGCGCATGGGCAATGTCTGGTTTCTCATCGAGGCACTGAAAAATACCCTGGAAAAGGATGAAGAAGGCGGCATCAGCATCGAGGAGGCCATCGGCAAACTGGTGCTGCGCGACATGCTCGAACGCCAGCAGGAGGAGGAAGAAGGTGCCGAGGGCGTGCAGATGATGACCCTGCACGCTTCCAAGGGCCTGGAATTTCCATCCGTGTTCATTCTCGGCGTGGAAGAGGAGCTACTACCCCATCGCTCCAGCATCGAGGCCGACAGCATCGAAGAGGAGCGCCGCCTGGCCTACGTCGGCATCACCCGCGCCCGGCATAACCTAACCCTGACCTACGCCGCCAAACGCAAACAGTTTGGCGAGGTGATGGACTGCGCGCCGAGCCGCTTCATCGATGAATTACCGCCCGATGACCTGCAATGGGAAGGCCTGGACGACACCCCCGTCGAGGTCAAGGCCGTCCGCGGCAACTCGGCCCTGGCGGATATCCGCGCCCTGCTCAAGCGCTGA
- a CDS encoding c-type cytochrome, translating to MLTAPAVVLALWAVNAQAANMDEEIAQRIQPVGQVCIQGEECKGVAAVAAPAAGGGAKSPDEVIAAHCGACHNSGVLGAPKTGDTAAWKERADTQGGLDGLLAKAISGINAMPPKGTCATCSDDELKGAIEKMSGL from the coding sequence ATGCTGACAGCCCCTGCTGTTGTGTTGGCTTTGTGGGCGGTAAACGCTCAGGCCGCGAATATGGACGAAGAGATTGCCCAGCGGATCCAGCCGGTGGGTCAGGTCTGTATCCAGGGTGAAGAGTGCAAGGGTGTGGCCGCAGTTGCCGCGCCGGCTGCAGGCGGCGGGGCCAAGTCACCCGATGAAGTGATTGCTGCGCATTGCGGCGCTTGTCATAACAGTGGTGTGCTGGGCGCACCGAAAACTGGCGATACAGCTGCCTGGAAGGAGCGTGCCGATACCCAGGGCGGGCTGGACGGCCTGCTGGCCAAGGCGATTTCCGGTATCAATGCCATGCCGCCGAAAGGCACTTGCGCGACTTGCTCGGATGACGAGTTGAAAGGCGCAATCGAGAAAATGTCCGGCCTGTAA
- a CDS encoding putative bifunctional diguanylate cyclase/phosphodiesterase produces the protein MTSQSAAPRLLVLAEDAFWAERLGNLLLSLGQAGLLFAASSWEAGKRFCQDAPTLVFAEPGCLPAEGACIWPQVLLLDASPTTVPAQVQDWLARDSLNAEVLRRCLISLREHFNHQSKAGQDALTGIANRQSFQAQLAKRLEQGDNGQLILGYLDLDNFKQVNASLGQLGGDRLIRQVVSRLRGSFGQDALLARIGSDEFAILLEAPEKSGGWLEAQAAKAVEALAEPFWIDGESLLLGCSLGLVQERGLAGPDLMFWHAHIAMQHAKAHKGCTFQVYDEQVYSRAHSRADQEAELRLALRRDELELHYQPRLNLTSGKVVGLEALVRWRHPERGLLPPQEFIPLAEQTGLIVPLGYWVIARALRDAGWLHACGLPSLHMAMNLSFKQFLDSQLLPTMQHLIAGSTVDASCLEFELTETAMMSRSDYVLKTMQTLGELGARFSLDDFGTGFSSFSHLANLPIAVLKVDKTFVTGMVDSPEQRQMVKVIINLAHSLGLEVVAEGVETTQELDMLRQFGCDQVQGYLISHALPLSDLADFLIARDEHGVRQLRTVY, from the coding sequence TTGACCAGTCAGAGCGCTGCTCCCCGACTGCTTGTACTTGCCGAAGATGCCTTCTGGGCGGAACGGCTGGGCAATCTGTTGCTCAGTCTGGGGCAGGCGGGGTTGCTGTTTGCGGCCTCCAGCTGGGAGGCCGGCAAGCGTTTCTGTCAGGACGCACCAACTCTGGTTTTTGCGGAGCCCGGCTGCTTGCCGGCGGAGGGCGCCTGTATCTGGCCGCAGGTCCTGTTGCTCGACGCCTCGCCGACGACTGTTCCCGCCCAGGTGCAGGACTGGCTGGCCAGGGATTCGCTGAATGCCGAGGTGTTGCGGCGCTGCCTGATTTCACTGCGCGAGCACTTCAACCACCAGAGCAAGGCTGGCCAGGATGCCCTGACCGGCATCGCCAATCGCCAGTCCTTTCAGGCGCAATTGGCCAAACGTCTGGAGCAGGGTGATAACGGCCAGCTGATTCTCGGCTACCTGGATCTGGACAACTTCAAGCAGGTCAATGCCAGCCTGGGTCAGCTGGGTGGCGACCGGCTGATTCGCCAGGTGGTGTCGCGCCTGCGTGGCAGTTTTGGCCAGGATGCTTTGCTGGCCAGAATCGGCAGCGACGAGTTCGCCATCCTGCTGGAGGCACCGGAAAAGTCTGGCGGATGGCTGGAGGCGCAGGCGGCGAAGGCCGTCGAGGCGCTGGCCGAACCCTTCTGGATTGATGGCGAAAGTCTCCTGCTGGGTTGCAGTCTCGGCCTGGTCCAGGAGCGCGGTCTGGCCGGCCCGGATCTGATGTTCTGGCATGCGCATATCGCCATGCAGCATGCCAAGGCACACAAAGGCTGCACATTTCAGGTCTATGACGAGCAGGTTTACAGCCGCGCCCACAGTCGCGCCGATCAGGAGGCGGAGCTGCGCCTGGCGCTGCGCCGCGACGAACTCGAACTGCATTACCAGCCGCGCCTGAACCTGACCAGCGGCAAAGTGGTCGGGCTGGAAGCGTTAGTGCGCTGGCGGCATCCGGAAAGAGGCCTGCTGCCGCCGCAGGAATTCATACCGCTCGCCGAACAGACCGGGCTGATCGTGCCGCTGGGGTACTGGGTTATTGCTCGCGCCCTGCGTGATGCCGGCTGGTTGCATGCCTGCGGTTTGCCCAGCCTGCACATGGCAATGAACCTGTCTTTCAAGCAGTTCCTCGACAGCCAGCTGCTGCCGACCATGCAGCACCTGATTGCCGGCTCTACCGTCGATGCCAGTTGTCTGGAATTCGAGCTGACGGAAACCGCGATGATGAGTCGCAGCGATTACGTGCTGAAAACCATGCAGACCCTTGGCGAGCTGGGTGCCAGATTTTCCCTGGATGATTTCGGTACCGGCTTCTCCTCGTTCTCGCATCTGGCCAATCTGCCGATTGCCGTGCTCAAGGTGGACAAGACCTTTGTCACCGGCATGGTCGACAGTCCCGAGCAGCGGCAGATGGTCAAGGTAATCATCAATCTGGCCCATTCGCTGGGCCTGGAAGTGGTTGCCGAAGGTGTCGAGACAACCCAGGAACTGGACATGTTGCGCCAGTTCGGTTGCGATCAGGTACAGGGTTATCTGATCAGTCATGCCCTGCCGCTGTCGGACCTGGCGGACTTTCTGATCGCCCGGGATGAGCACGGCGTGCGTCAATTGCGGACGGTGTATTAG